One genomic segment of Coffea arabica cultivar ET-39 chromosome 6e, Coffea Arabica ET-39 HiFi, whole genome shotgun sequence includes these proteins:
- the LOC113695309 gene encoding pathogenesis-related protein PR-1, which translates to MRPYHGSIVIFLLLHIAITGAAVKNGNSYARFVNQFLATQNAARAALRMRPLVWDANLARYAQWYANQRRFDCALRHSDGPYGENIFWGSGTGWSPAQAAAAWVVEKKWYNYWSNSCALGQECGHYTQIVWRQTTRIGCARVTCFGGRGVFMTCNYNPPGNYIGERPY; encoded by the coding sequence ATGAGGCCGTACCATGGCTCCATTGTCATCTTTCTCCTCCTCCACATTGCAATCACAGGTGCTGCTGTCAAAAATGGAAACAGCTATGCAAGATTTGTGAACCAATTCTTGGCAACCCAAAATGCTGCCCGAGCTGCCCTGCGCATGAGACCGCTGGTGTGGGATGCAAACTTGGCTAGGTATGCACAATGgtatgcaaaccaaaggagaTTTGACTGCGCTTTGAGGCACTCTGATGGACCCTATGGCGAGAACATCTTCTGGGGCAGCGGCACCGGGTGGTCACCGGCTCAGGCGGCTGCGGCGTGGGTGGTGGAGAAGAAATGGTACAACTACTGGTCTAACTCATGTGCCTTGGGACAGGAATGCGGGCATTATACACAAATTGTGTGGAGACAGACTACAAGGATTGGATGTGCTAGAGTGACTTGTTTTGGTGGCAGGGGAGTCTTCATGACTTGCAATTATAATCCTCCAGGAAATTATATTGGAGAGAGACCTTATTGa
- the LOC140009505 gene encoding pathogenesis-related protein PR-1-like, whose translation MHFLESCSNYSVLKPQVPFHTDEMNPKFHPPLFILLTTLLCNVLSASSEASLPPQATRERPADNETIYKISKKLCWNCLAESIEFLFSHNLVRAAKWELPLIWDSQLQQYANSWAGQRQADCALKHSFPEGDFKLGENIFWGSGSTWTPTDAVKAWADEEKYYNYQANSCADGQMCGHYTQIVWKNTRRIGCARAICESGDLFMTCNYYPPGNYIGERPY comes from the coding sequence ATGCACTTTCTTGAGTCCTGCTCTAATTATTCTGTGCTCAAGCCTCAAGTTCCATTCCATACTGACGAAATGAATCCAAAATTTCATCCTCCATTGTTCATTCTTCTCACAACTCTGCTTTGCAACGTCCTCTCAGCATCCTCAGAAGCCTCCCTCCCACCTCAAGCAACCAGGGAAAGGCCAGCGGACAACGAAACAATCTACAAAATCTCCAAGAAACTGTGCTGGAACTGCCTAGCAGAATCCATAGAGTTCCTGTTTTCTCACAACTTAGTCAGAGCTGCAAAGTGGGAGCTGCCTCTCATATGGGATTCTCAGCTACAACAATATGCAAATTCGTGGGCGGGACAAAGGCAAGCGGATTGTGCGCTAAAGCATTCATTCCCAGAAGGCGATTTCAAGTTAGGAGAGAATATATTCTGGGGAAGCGGCTCAACATGGACTCCAACTGATGCAGTCAAAGCTTGGGCTGATGAAGAGAAGTATTACAATTACCAGGCTAATTCATGTGCCGACGGACAGATGTGTGGGCATTATACTCAGATTGTGTGGAAAAACACAAGGAGAATTGGATGTGCTCGAGCTATTTGTGAAAGTGGGGATCTGTTTATGACTTGCAACTATTATCCACCCGGAAATTATATTGGTGAGCGGCCATATTAA
- the LOC113695826 gene encoding uncharacterized protein produces MITVAKLPLHPPSQISRTLCTPRFSVKAVLSFNLGIRSTKPRKKGGFLRLIWADYESGTSGGMELLRKLTRGCFPDSPKKGQKVEVESDNGGEDFFDAATAESKVRPQHLVIMVNGLAGSAADWRYAAEQFVKRVPDKIIVHRSECNTSKLTFDGVDLMGERLAEEVVNVVKNWPGLHKISFVAHSLGGLIARYAIGRLFELSARIGNADQNEPSSVLEANNSAKLHELCYEARIAGLEPVNFITFATPHLGSRGHKQLPLLCGLPFLERSASQTAHWIAGRSGKHLFLTDNDNGKPPLLLRMVEDSDDLKFMSALQAFKRRVAYANANYDHIVGWRTSSIRRQDELPKAKLLLKNEKYPHIVHVDQGSMEANNSRSLSMVGTEVIDLEEEMIRGLTQVPWERIDVSFQKSTQRYVAHNTIQVNRYWLNSDGADVVQHMIDNFIV; encoded by the exons ATGATCACCGTAGCAAAACTACCCCTTCACCCCCCAAGCCAAATCTCAAGAACCCTTTGCACCCCAAGATTTTCTGTCAAAGCTGTGCTGAGTTTCAACTTGGGAATTAGATCAACAAAACCCAGAAAAAAAGGAGGCTTCCTTAGGCTGATTTGGGCAGATTATGAGAGTGGTACTTCGGGTGGGATGGAACTCTTGAGGAAATTAACAAGAGGTTGCTTTCCTGATAGTCCAAAGAAGGGACAGAAGGTGGAAGTTGAATCAGATAATGGTGGCGAGGATTTTTTTGATGCTGCAACTGCTGAATCCAAGGTGCGGCCTCAACACCTTGTCATAATGGTCAATGGCCTTGCTGGAAG TGCTGCAGATTGGAGATATGCTGCTGAACAGTTTGTGAAAAGAGTTCCTGACAAAATTATTGTTCATC GTAGTGAATGCAATACTTCAAAGCTGACTTTTGATGGTGTTGATTTGATGGGGGAGAGATTAGCTGAAGAG GTGGTCAATGTTGTAAAAAATTGGCCTGGCTTACACAAGATCTCTTTTGTTGCTCACTCATTGGGTGGCCTTATTGCTAGATATGCCATTGGAAGATTATTTGAACTTTCTGCTAGGATTGGAAATGCTGACCAAAATGAGCCCTCTTCAGTATTGGAAGCAAATAATTCTGCAAAACTCCATGAACTATGTTATGAAGCAAGGATTGCTGGACTGGAGCCTGTAAATTTTATAACATTTGCAACTCCGCATTTGGGTTCCAGAGGACATAAGCAG CTCCCACTACTTTGCGGTCTTCCTTTCTTAGAGAGAAGTGCATCTCAAACTGCACACTGGATTGCAGGGAGATCTGGTAAGCATTTGTTCCTAACTGATAACGACAATGGAAAGCCTCCTCTCCTCCTTCGGATGGTTGAAGACTCGGATGACCTCAAATTCAT GTCAGCTTTGCAAGCTTTCAAGCGTCGTGTGGCATACGCAAATGCAAACTATGATC ATATTGTTGGCTGGAGAACATCATCAATCAGACGCCAGGATGAACTTCCAAAG GCTAAACTTCTTCTGAAAAATGAGAAGTACCCTCACATTGTTCACGTTGATCAAGGAAGCATGGAAGCCAATAATAGCAGATCATTGTCCATGGTCGGAACAGAAGTAATTGATTTGGAAG AGGAGATGATTAGAGGCCTCACTCAAGTACCTTGGGAACGTATTGATGTTAGCTTTCAGAAAAGCACACAGCGATATGTTGCACACAATACCATTCAG GTCAACCGGTATTGGTTGAACTCGGATGGGGCTGATGTGGTTCAGCATATGATAGATAACTTCATTGTCTAA